A region from the Paraburkholderia youngii genome encodes:
- a CDS encoding LLM class flavin-dependent oxidoreductase: MSVEFIGYVSHQEASEIHLPKGPAVNPPYIAAVAQAHEYGGFDRVLIAHSSASPDGFQIASFVAQQTKRLGILLAHRPGFVAPTLAARQLATLDHFSGGRTAVHIISGGDDVEQQRDGDFLSHDERYRRTDEYLDVVRRSWTSETPFDHEGAYYRVAGHKSQIRPLQQPHLPVYFGGSSDAAIEVAGKHADVYALWGESLAAVEETIAKVRQSAARHGREKLIRFSLSLRPIIAATEEAAWARAESILERAKGVVAASPNFTRRPKEPKNVGALRLLAEADKGSVVDTRLWTGITALTRAAGNSTSLVGTPQQVSDALVEYHKLGVTTFLIRGFDPLEDALAYGRDLLPLVRNAVAERNRTREALPA; the protein is encoded by the coding sequence ATGAGCGTCGAATTCATCGGCTATGTGAGCCATCAGGAAGCGAGCGAGATTCATTTGCCGAAAGGACCCGCCGTCAATCCGCCGTACATTGCCGCCGTGGCGCAAGCGCATGAATATGGCGGCTTCGACCGTGTGCTGATTGCGCATTCGAGCGCGTCGCCCGACGGCTTTCAGATCGCCTCGTTCGTCGCGCAACAGACAAAGCGCCTCGGCATCCTGCTCGCGCATCGTCCGGGCTTCGTCGCACCGACACTCGCGGCACGTCAGCTTGCTACGCTCGATCATTTCAGCGGGGGACGCACGGCCGTCCATATCATTTCGGGTGGCGACGACGTCGAGCAGCAGCGCGACGGCGATTTTCTGTCGCACGACGAGCGCTATCGGCGCACGGACGAATATCTCGACGTCGTCAGGCGTTCATGGACGAGTGAAACACCGTTCGATCACGAAGGCGCCTACTATCGTGTCGCGGGTCACAAGTCGCAGATCCGTCCGTTGCAGCAGCCGCATTTGCCCGTGTATTTCGGCGGCTCGTCGGACGCCGCAATCGAGGTCGCGGGCAAGCATGCCGATGTGTATGCGCTGTGGGGCGAATCGCTCGCCGCCGTCGAAGAAACGATAGCGAAGGTGCGCCAGTCTGCTGCGCGCCATGGACGGGAAAAGCTCATCCGCTTCAGCCTGTCGCTTCGCCCGATCATCGCCGCGACGGAAGAGGCCGCATGGGCGCGCGCCGAGTCGATTCTGGAGCGTGCGAAGGGTGTCGTCGCTGCCTCGCCGAATTTCACGCGCAGGCCAAAGGAGCCGAAGAATGTCGGCGCATTGCGATTGCTCGCTGAGGCGGACAAGGGAAGCGTGGTCGACACGCGTCTGTGGACGGGAATCACTGCACTCACGCGGGCAGCGGGAAATTCGACGTCGCTTGTCGGCACACCGCAACAGGTTTCCGACGCGCTGGTCGAATATCACAAACTTGGAGTAACGACCTTCCTCATTCGTGGATTTGATCCGCTCGAGGATGCATTGGCTTACGGGCGTGATCTACTGCCGCTCGTACGCAACGCGGTCGCAGAGAGGAACCGGACGCGAGAAGCCCTTCCCGCTTAG
- a CDS encoding acyl-CoA dehydrogenase family protein gives MTSRQPEGAFADAERDADALQALADLDSPQADAWLAALTAEFGAGAAALDAGPIFPHENLARLRRAGLLSLTVPRALGGREATLAQALKVIRAVARGEPSTALILVMQCLYHLRLQANPNWPIALKERIARDAVERGALINSLRVEPELGSPSRGGLPATVGRSEGDHWILNGRKLYSTGSPGLTWFAVWGRTDEAAPRVGTWLVHRDTPGIRFGEPWNHLGMRATGSHEVIFDNVRVPFEQAVDLQPPGPTNGMDPVTSLWMNVLLPSIYDGIARSARDWFVQWAAQRVPSGLNAPLSTLDSFRQTVGRIDALLFNNRVLLDAGAAGQIGTVEAPTIKYLVSQHAIDAVELALEASSNPGLSRNNALERHYRDVLCARIHTPQNDTVLGNLGRAAFTTTSPTRSEPR, from the coding sequence ATGACCAGCCGTCAACCCGAAGGCGCGTTTGCTGATGCAGAGCGCGACGCCGATGCGCTTCAGGCACTCGCCGACCTCGACAGTCCGCAAGCCGATGCGTGGCTCGCCGCGCTGACAGCCGAATTCGGCGCAGGCGCCGCCGCGCTCGACGCCGGCCCGATCTTCCCGCACGAGAACCTCGCCCGTCTGCGTCGCGCGGGTCTGCTTTCGCTGACCGTGCCGCGTGCGCTCGGCGGACGCGAGGCCACACTTGCACAAGCGCTCAAGGTGATTCGCGCGGTAGCGCGCGGCGAACCTTCGACGGCGCTGATTCTCGTGATGCAGTGTCTCTATCATCTGCGTTTGCAGGCCAATCCGAACTGGCCGATAGCGCTGAAAGAACGCATTGCGCGCGATGCCGTCGAACGCGGCGCGCTGATCAACTCGTTGCGCGTCGAGCCCGAACTCGGCTCGCCGTCGCGTGGCGGCCTGCCCGCCACGGTTGGCCGCAGCGAAGGCGATCACTGGATACTGAACGGCCGCAAGCTGTATTCGACGGGCAGTCCCGGCCTGACCTGGTTCGCCGTGTGGGGACGCACGGACGAAGCGGCACCGCGAGTCGGCACGTGGCTCGTTCATCGCGACACGCCCGGTATCCGTTTTGGCGAGCCGTGGAATCATCTCGGCATGCGTGCGACGGGCAGCCATGAAGTGATCTTCGATAACGTACGCGTACCGTTCGAGCAGGCCGTCGATCTTCAACCGCCCGGCCCGACCAACGGCATGGACCCGGTGACGAGCCTGTGGATGAACGTGTTGCTGCCATCGATCTACGACGGCATCGCACGCTCCGCGCGTGACTGGTTCGTGCAGTGGGCGGCGCAACGCGTGCCTTCGGGACTGAACGCCCCGCTATCGACGCTCGACAGTTTTCGGCAGACGGTGGGGCGCATCGATGCGCTACTGTTCAACAACCGCGTTCTGCTCGATGCAGGCGCAGCCGGCCAGATCGGCACGGTCGAAGCGCCGACCATCAAGTATCTCGTCAGCCAGCACGCTATCGATGCCGTCGAACTCGCACTCGAAGCGAGCAGCAATCCTGGCCTCAGTCGCAACAACGCACTGGAGCGCCACTACCGCGACGTGCTGTGCGCGCGCATTCACACACCGCAGAACGACACCGTGCTCGGCAATCTGGGCCGCGCCGCATTCACCACCACTTCACCCACGAGGAGCGAACCCAGATGA
- a CDS encoding class II aldolase/adducin family protein has product MSTALADQPSLARRDTPVRKFWFDDEHEPQRSLAEERLHRQQRLAGAFRLFARYGFAQGLAGHITARDPEWTDHFWVNPLGRHFGRMRVSDLLLVNRHGEIVVGDGPVNQAAFAIHAAIHEARPDVVAAAHTHSLYGKAWSTLGRKLDPLTQDSCAFYQDHALFDDFRGVVLDTTEGARIADALGSRKAVILKNHGILTAGPTVEAAAWWYIALDNACHAQLLAEAAGTPQPIPHDMADLTHQQVGRANGARHAFDSLYEGLIESERELLD; this is encoded by the coding sequence ATGAGCACCGCACTCGCCGATCAACCGTCGCTCGCGCGGCGCGACACCCCCGTGCGCAAGTTCTGGTTCGACGATGAACATGAACCTCAGCGCTCGCTTGCCGAAGAACGTCTGCATCGCCAGCAACGTCTCGCGGGCGCGTTTCGACTGTTCGCACGATATGGCTTCGCGCAAGGGCTCGCGGGGCATATCACCGCGCGCGATCCCGAATGGACCGATCACTTCTGGGTCAATCCGTTGGGCCGGCACTTCGGCCGCATGCGCGTGTCGGATCTGCTGTTGGTGAATCGCCACGGCGAGATCGTCGTCGGCGATGGGCCCGTGAATCAGGCTGCATTTGCGATTCATGCGGCGATTCACGAGGCACGCCCCGATGTCGTCGCGGCCGCTCATACGCATTCGCTGTATGGCAAGGCATGGTCGACGCTCGGCCGCAAGCTCGATCCGTTGACACAGGACTCTTGCGCGTTCTACCAGGACCACGCGCTGTTTGATGATTTTCGCGGCGTCGTGCTCGATACGACGGAAGGCGCGCGCATCGCGGATGCGCTCGGCTCTCGCAAGGCCGTGATCCTGAAGAATCATGGCATCCTGACAGCGGGTCCGACAGTCGAAGCGGCTGCATGGTGGTACATCGCGCTCGACAACGCGTGTCATGCGCAACTGCTCGCGGAAGCGGCGGGCACGCCGCAGCCGATTCCTCACGATATGGCAGATCTCACGCATCAGCAGGTCGGCCGCGCAAACGGTGCGCGTCATGCATTCGACAGCCTGTATGAAGGGCTGATCGAAAGCGAACGGGAGTTGCTCGACTGA
- a CDS encoding rhodanese-related sulfurtransferase, which yields MTSYPVRTSEDVREALLARREIALLDVREEDPHAQAHPLFAANLPLSKIELDAYTRLPRRDVPIVLFDAGEGLATRAADKLTSLGYTQIALLAGGLDGWIRAGGEVFRDVNVPSKAFGEFVEAQRHTPSLSAEAVGALLGNGDDVVVLDARRFDEYQTMNIPGSISVPGAELVLRARALAPDPKTRVIVNCAGRTRSIIGTQSLVNAGLPNPVAALRNGTIGWTLAGQTLEHGSSRRFDAEAGLDQTNLDASRTAARALADRAGVQRTTLDEAARWASDPSRTTYRFDVRTPAEYERAHAPGFQGAPGGQLVQETDMFAPVRGARVVLFDDDGVRANMTASWLAQMNIDVYVIDDAADQDLTDSGAWRGAKPEPAHTPTLSAEELAALLADPSSRTVVIDVTSSANHVKAHIPGAHWIVRSRLSNDVDDLRALPDAKRYVVTCATNALAPFAAPEVASLTGKPVHVLEGGTSAWIRAGFLTESGESRLASPRIDRYRRPYEGTDNAHEAMNAYLEWEYGLVAQLDRDGTHGFFVV from the coding sequence ATGACGTCATATCCCGTCCGCACATCTGAAGACGTGCGTGAAGCGCTGCTCGCGCGCCGCGAAATCGCGCTGCTCGATGTCCGCGAAGAAGATCCGCACGCGCAGGCTCATCCGCTCTTCGCCGCGAACCTTCCGTTGTCGAAGATCGAACTCGATGCGTACACACGCTTGCCGCGCCGCGACGTACCGATCGTGCTGTTCGATGCAGGCGAAGGACTTGCGACGCGCGCCGCGGACAAGCTCACGTCCCTCGGATACACACAGATCGCGCTGCTGGCGGGTGGACTCGACGGATGGATTCGCGCCGGCGGCGAAGTGTTTCGCGACGTCAACGTGCCGAGCAAGGCTTTCGGCGAATTCGTCGAAGCCCAGCGGCATACGCCTTCGCTTTCCGCCGAGGCGGTCGGAGCCTTGCTTGGAAACGGTGACGACGTCGTCGTGCTCGACGCGCGCCGCTTCGACGAATATCAGACGATGAACATTCCCGGCAGCATCAGCGTGCCCGGCGCGGAACTCGTGCTGCGCGCGCGGGCGCTCGCGCCGGACCCTAAGACGCGTGTGATCGTCAATTGCGCGGGGCGCACACGCAGCATCATCGGCACGCAATCGCTGGTCAATGCAGGGCTGCCGAATCCCGTCGCGGCGCTGCGCAACGGCACTATCGGCTGGACGCTCGCGGGGCAGACGCTGGAGCACGGCAGCAGCCGTCGGTTCGACGCCGAGGCTGGTCTCGATCAGACGAACCTCGATGCATCGCGCACCGCAGCGCGCGCGCTCGCCGACCGCGCGGGCGTCCAACGCACGACGCTCGATGAAGCCGCTCGCTGGGCGTCCGATCCGTCGCGCACCACGTATCGCTTCGATGTGCGTACGCCAGCCGAATACGAACGCGCGCATGCACCGGGGTTTCAGGGCGCGCCGGGCGGCCAGCTCGTGCAGGAGACGGACATGTTCGCGCCCGTGCGCGGCGCGCGCGTGGTGCTGTTCGACGATGACGGAGTACGCGCCAACATGACGGCCTCGTGGCTCGCGCAGATGAACATCGACGTCTATGTAATCGATGATGCTGCCGACCAGGATCTGACGGACAGCGGCGCCTGGCGCGGCGCAAAACCCGAGCCCGCGCATACACCTACCCTGTCCGCCGAAGAACTCGCCGCGCTGCTCGCCGATCCATCGAGCCGCACCGTGGTGATCGACGTTACGTCGAGCGCGAACCACGTGAAGGCGCATATTCCGGGTGCGCACTGGATCGTGCGTTCGCGCCTGTCGAACGATGTCGACGATCTTCGCGCGCTGCCCGACGCGAAACGTTATGTCGTCACCTGCGCGACCAACGCGCTCGCACCGTTCGCCGCACCCGAAGTCGCCTCATTAACAGGTAAGCCCGTACATGTGCTGGAGGGCGGCACATCGGCGTGGATACGTGCGGGCTTTCTGACCGAATCGGGAGAGTCCCGGCTCGCTTCGCCGCGTATCGATCGCTATCGTCGTCCGTATGAAGGCACCGACAACGCGCACGAAGCGATGAACGCCTATCTGGAATGGGAATACGGCCTCGTCGCGCAACTCGATCGCGACGGCACGCATGGCTTTTTCGTGGTCTGA
- a CDS encoding aminotransferase class I/II-fold pyridoxal phosphate-dependent enzyme, which yields MHDLSEIAQWLESHTIHHVSDVHATLPDPTFISNGRQFVSFSSNNYLALANHPRLVTAAKQGLDRYGVGNCESRLLGGDLEVYRELEARLGALKHKSDAVLFVTGYMTNLGVLSTLVKAATLARLHGYRPKTRRKYAYYSDEFNHVSIREGIQMSGALRHTYRHRDLNHLESLLQKGDRTTPIIVSDGVFSMEGTITPLPDLVALAERYGAILYIDDAHATGVLGEHGGGTSEHFGCYSPHIIQMGTLSKAFGAIGGFVAVDRDMADVIRLTSSAYGFTCPPPPDQASALLAALDLLAEEPQRRQKLWDNQRYFIDRIRPLGYQLLSTETAIVPVLIGETELCARYVKVLREEGVHVDSVQFPAVPLGQARLRFMMNAAHTKVHIDHAIAVMESIGARAVS from the coding sequence ATGCATGACTTAAGCGAAATCGCCCAATGGCTGGAGAGCCACACTATTCACCACGTATCTGACGTTCACGCAACACTGCCGGATCCCACCTTCATTTCAAATGGGCGTCAATTCGTTTCGTTCAGTTCGAACAATTATCTGGCACTGGCGAACCATCCCCGATTGGTGACTGCCGCCAAGCAGGGACTCGATCGCTATGGCGTCGGTAACTGCGAGTCGCGCCTTCTGGGCGGCGATCTAGAGGTCTACCGCGAACTCGAGGCACGCCTGGGTGCACTCAAGCACAAAAGTGACGCAGTACTGTTCGTGACCGGCTACATGACCAATCTCGGCGTGCTCTCGACGCTGGTCAAAGCCGCTACGCTGGCGCGCTTACACGGCTACCGCCCCAAGACTCGCCGGAAATATGCTTACTACTCGGATGAGTTCAATCACGTCAGCATTCGGGAAGGCATCCAGATGTCCGGCGCACTGCGGCACACCTACCGACACCGCGACCTGAATCATCTGGAGTCGCTCCTGCAGAAGGGGGACCGCACCACACCAATCATCGTCAGCGACGGCGTGTTCAGCATGGAAGGGACCATTACCCCTCTGCCGGACCTGGTGGCGCTGGCCGAGCGCTATGGCGCCATCCTGTATATCGATGATGCGCATGCTACCGGCGTACTAGGCGAGCATGGCGGGGGCACCTCGGAACATTTCGGTTGCTACAGCCCCCATATCATCCAGATGGGCACGTTGAGCAAGGCATTTGGCGCCATTGGCGGGTTCGTGGCAGTCGATCGCGATATGGCCGACGTGATCCGGCTTACTAGTTCCGCCTATGGTTTTACCTGCCCGCCGCCGCCGGACCAGGCTAGCGCCCTACTTGCTGCGCTCGACCTGTTGGCCGAAGAGCCGCAACGGCGGCAAAAACTGTGGGACAACCAGCGTTATTTCATCGATCGTATACGCCCGCTCGGATACCAGCTGTTGTCGACCGAGACGGCAATCGTCCCCGTGCTGATCGGCGAGACGGAACTGTGCGCGCGTTACGTCAAGGTGCTGCGTGAAGAAGGTGTCCACGTCGACTCAGTCCAGTTTCCGGCCGTGCCACTCGGACAAGCACGACTGCGTTTCATGATGAATGCTGCACATACCAAGGTGCACATCGATCATGCCATCGCGGTAATGGAAAGCATCGGCGCAAGGGCGGTGTCGTAG
- a CDS encoding SLAC1 anion channel family protein: MSTNDQEMQMLASRPPQTGQAFDYLPIGLFGSVMGLVGLAVAWRAASQMYGVPGSIADGIGAVAVAVFVSLVLGYGWKCLTAWHAVKTEFGHPIAGCLFGTVAISLLLLPIVLVRVSHELAFGMWVLGAVGMVFLAWLIVSRWISRRQQLPHATPVWIIPVVGMLDLPLAMPALGLPATSELGVFALAVGLFFAVPIFTLIFARLLFEDPMPDGLRPTLMILVAPFAVGYSAYIAVTGSHDLFAEALYMLTLFFLAVLFGQMRYLAACCPFRLAWWAVSFPLSASAICSLRVARESPGRITNSIALLLLCIASLAILGIFLRTLKGLLSGELRTLST, from the coding sequence ATGAGTACCAACGACCAGGAAATGCAGATGCTCGCAAGTCGTCCGCCCCAGACTGGACAGGCGTTCGACTATCTGCCGATCGGACTATTTGGATCGGTCATGGGGCTGGTTGGACTCGCTGTTGCGTGGCGCGCTGCTTCGCAGATGTATGGCGTGCCGGGTTCGATCGCTGATGGCATCGGAGCTGTCGCCGTCGCGGTCTTCGTCTCGCTGGTTCTTGGATATGGTTGGAAATGCCTGACTGCCTGGCACGCGGTGAAGACGGAGTTTGGGCATCCGATTGCCGGCTGTCTGTTCGGAACGGTAGCAATCAGTCTTCTGCTGCTGCCAATCGTTCTGGTACGTGTAAGCCATGAACTTGCGTTCGGCATGTGGGTATTGGGTGCCGTCGGCATGGTGTTTTTAGCGTGGCTCATCGTCAGCCGATGGATAAGTCGCCGCCAGCAGTTGCCCCACGCTACTCCTGTGTGGATTATTCCGGTTGTTGGCATGCTCGACCTGCCATTGGCGATGCCCGCGCTCGGTCTACCAGCCACTTCGGAACTCGGCGTATTCGCACTCGCGGTTGGGCTATTCTTCGCCGTGCCAATCTTTACGCTGATCTTTGCGCGATTGTTGTTCGAGGACCCAATGCCGGACGGCTTGCGACCGACATTGATGATTCTCGTTGCGCCGTTTGCCGTCGGCTACTCGGCCTACATCGCGGTGACCGGTAGCCATGACCTGTTCGCGGAAGCACTCTACATGCTGACTTTGTTTTTCCTCGCGGTGCTGTTTGGACAAATGCGCTATCTTGCAGCCTGCTGTCCCTTTCGTCTTGCATGGTGGGCTGTCAGCTTCCCTCTCTCAGCGTCGGCGATCTGCTCTCTCAGAGTTGCAAGAGAGAGCCCCGGTCGTATCACCAATAGCATCGCCTTGCTTCTACTTTGTATCGCCAGCCTTGCTATTCTTGGTATCTTCCTGAGGACTTTGAAGGGGTTACTCTCTGGCGAATTGCGCACCTTGAGCACCTAG
- a CDS encoding LLM class flavin-dependent oxidoreductase, with product MSVEFIGMIQQRKVSETHLPQGPAIDTDYVRAFAQAHENAGFDRILVPHSSTSPDATITIAYAASVTSKVHFMLAHRPGFVAPTLAARQIATLDHFSGGRLAVHFISGGSDEDQRRDGDFLGHDDRYARTDEYLQILRRMWTEDQPFDHEGRFYRVEKAFSEVKPKQSPHVPIYFGGASEPALAVAGKHADVYALWGESKQQVHEQVTRVRAEAAKHGRSVRFSVSFRPILAATEKAAWERAEHILEETRRLRVEQGFSRGGPQQSEGARRLLAASGEGVRADERLWTAVAKEIGGRSNSTALVGTPAQVAQTLAEYHELGVTTFLIRGFDPLEDAIDYGRELIPATRELTSRARRAA from the coding sequence ATGAGCGTCGAATTCATCGGCATGATCCAACAGCGCAAGGTATCGGAAACGCATCTTCCACAAGGCCCCGCTATCGACACCGACTATGTGCGCGCCTTCGCGCAGGCGCACGAGAACGCCGGCTTCGATCGCATCCTGGTTCCGCACAGTTCGACGAGCCCCGATGCGACGATCACGATCGCTTACGCGGCGAGCGTGACATCGAAGGTGCATTTCATGCTCGCACATCGTCCGGGCTTTGTTGCGCCGACACTCGCGGCCCGGCAAATCGCCACGCTCGACCACTTCTCAGGCGGACGGCTCGCAGTGCATTTCATCTCCGGCGGCAGCGACGAGGATCAACGGCGCGACGGCGACTTCCTGGGTCACGACGACCGTTACGCACGCACCGACGAATATCTGCAGATTCTGCGTCGCATGTGGACGGAAGATCAGCCGTTCGATCACGAAGGCCGCTTTTACCGCGTGGAAAAGGCCTTCTCCGAGGTCAAGCCGAAGCAATCGCCGCATGTGCCGATCTATTTCGGCGGCGCATCCGAGCCAGCACTGGCCGTCGCTGGCAAGCACGCCGATGTCTACGCGCTGTGGGGCGAATCGAAACAGCAGGTCCACGAACAGGTGACGCGCGTGCGGGCCGAAGCAGCGAAGCATGGCCGCAGCGTGCGCTTCTCCGTGTCGTTCCGCCCGATTCTCGCCGCGACGGAAAAGGCCGCATGGGAGCGCGCAGAACACATCCTCGAAGAGACGCGTCGCCTGCGTGTCGAACAGGGCTTCTCGCGCGGCGGTCCGCAACAGAGCGAAGGGGCGCGCCGCCTGCTCGCTGCATCAGGTGAAGGCGTGCGCGCGGACGAGCGTCTCTGGACCGCGGTGGCGAAAGAAATCGGCGGACGCTCGAATTCGACGGCACTTGTCGGCACGCCTGCTCAGGTTGCACAGACGCTTGCCGAATATCATGAACTCGGCGTCACGACCTTCCTGATTCGCGGCTTCGATCCCTTGGAAGACGCCATCGACTATGGCCGCGAACTGATTCCCGCGACCCGCGAACTTACGTCCCGCGCACGCCGCGCCGCCTGA
- a CDS encoding ABC transporter substrate-binding protein, which yields MPFLLKRFLQRFSGLLICAIVASASPAALADTTLKVGDQQLQTRGILEASGQLKDVPYKIEWFNFPAAQPLGEALNAGAIDVGGLGDAPLIFAYAAGARVRAVAATRSTPTDLAIIVPDASPIRTAADLKGKRIATTRGSIGHYLAIATLERAGIKLSDVSLRFMQPADAKAALASGNVDAWSTWDPYVALAEQRDHDRSIANGVNLSSGLSFQAATETSIKDKHAEIADFLKRVAAGQRWALSHPDEVAAMQSKVTGLPPEVLMTVYQRAQLHPVVIDDGLIAEQQKTADLYHRAGVIKTPLDVTKSFDRQFALTAQ from the coding sequence ATGCCCTTCCTTCTCAAGCGATTTCTGCAAAGATTTTCCGGCCTTCTGATTTGCGCGATCGTCGCGAGCGCATCGCCTGCCGCGCTGGCGGACACGACGCTTAAAGTCGGCGACCAGCAGTTGCAGACGCGCGGCATACTCGAAGCGTCAGGCCAGTTGAAGGACGTGCCGTACAAGATCGAATGGTTCAACTTCCCTGCTGCGCAACCGCTAGGAGAGGCGCTCAATGCGGGGGCAATCGATGTCGGCGGCCTCGGCGATGCGCCGCTGATCTTCGCGTACGCGGCGGGCGCCCGAGTGCGTGCAGTAGCCGCAACGCGCTCGACGCCGACCGATCTCGCGATCATCGTGCCTGACGCATCACCGATCAGAACGGCCGCCGATCTCAAGGGCAAGCGCATCGCGACCACGCGCGGCTCGATCGGCCATTACCTCGCGATTGCAACGCTCGAACGCGCGGGCATCAAGCTCTCGGATGTGTCGCTGCGCTTCATGCAGCCCGCCGACGCAAAAGCTGCGCTCGCGTCCGGTAACGTCGACGCGTGGTCCACGTGGGATCCGTATGTCGCGCTTGCCGAGCAGCGCGATCACGATCGCAGCATCGCGAATGGCGTCAATCTGTCTTCTGGCCTTAGCTTCCAGGCTGCGACGGAAACGTCCATCAAGGACAAGCATGCCGAAATCGCCGATTTCCTCAAGCGCGTCGCGGCCGGTCAGCGCTGGGCGCTCTCGCATCCGGACGAAGTGGCCGCGATGCAATCGAAAGTGACGGGCTTGCCGCCCGAAGTGTTGATGACCGTCTATCAGCGCGCGCAACTGCATCCCGTCGTCATCGACGATGGCCTCATCGCCGAACAGCAAAAGACGGCCGATCTCTATCACCGTGCGGGTGTGATCAAGACACCGCTCGATGTCACGAAGAGTTTCGACCGGCAATTTGCGCTTACCGCACAGTGA
- a CDS encoding LysR substrate-binding domain-containing protein — translation MKLDEIEAFVAVVRSQSLSQAADSLALTQPAVTRRIQNFEEALGVELLDRNTKPLKTTPMGRVVFEQCRAIVREVDALRHLVSDDAPLAGVLRLGVAQTVADVAMLKALHALRGAHPELQARVSTGWGNPLLQRVDEGELDAAIVLLPANRTLPDTLTGETLGELKLAVVAQKGRLKKRAHTLAECQSYGWVLNPDGCGFRAGLQQALASQGYTLKLNLETLGTELQLGLVADGVGLGLVPLPLLRNSAHAAQLDVIQIAEFKPEIAVWIVRSSALGKMQSALGVLAESVEQSFKAARLSRAA, via the coding sequence ATGAAACTCGATGAAATCGAGGCCTTCGTTGCCGTCGTGCGCAGCCAGTCGCTGAGTCAGGCCGCCGACTCTCTCGCGCTGACGCAACCTGCCGTCACGCGCCGCATCCAGAACTTCGAAGAGGCGCTCGGCGTCGAGCTTCTCGATCGCAATACGAAACCGCTGAAGACGACGCCGATGGGCCGCGTTGTTTTCGAGCAATGCCGTGCCATCGTGCGCGAGGTGGACGCGCTCAGGCATCTGGTCTCGGACGACGCACCACTCGCGGGCGTGTTGCGACTCGGCGTCGCGCAGACGGTCGCCGATGTGGCCATGCTGAAGGCTCTCCATGCGCTGCGCGGTGCGCATCCCGAGTTGCAGGCGCGCGTGTCGACTGGATGGGGCAATCCGCTGCTGCAGAGAGTCGATGAAGGAGAGCTGGATGCCGCGATCGTGCTGCTGCCGGCCAACCGTACGTTGCCCGATACGCTAACGGGCGAAACGCTTGGCGAACTGAAGCTGGCTGTAGTCGCGCAAAAGGGCCGCCTGAAGAAGCGCGCGCATACGCTGGCGGAATGCCAATCCTATGGCTGGGTGCTGAATCCCGATGGCTGCGGTTTTCGCGCGGGTTTGCAGCAGGCGCTCGCGTCACAAGGCTACACGTTAAAGCTCAACCTCGAAACGCTCGGCACCGAATTGCAGCTCGGGCTCGTCGCAGATGGCGTTGGCCTGGGGCTGGTTCCGCTGCCGCTGCTGCGCAATAGCGCGCATGCCGCGCAGCTCGACGTGATTCAGATCGCCGAGTTCAAACCAGAAATTGCGGTGTGGATAGTACGTTCGAGCGCGTTGGGCAAGATGCAGTCAGCGCTCGGCGTGCTCGCGGAAAGCGTCGAACAAAGCTTCAAGGCGGCACGTCTGTCGCGCGCCGCCTGA
- a CDS encoding cysteine dioxygenase family protein: MAIHKLRHFVGEIAELIDAGVDEAGLLHRGALALRELIRVDDWLPDAYAQPSLERYQQFLLYADARQRFSVVSFVWGPGQQTPIHDHTVWGLIGVLRGAELAAPYARNNDGALRAAGAEVRLEAGDVEAVSPAIGDIHRVRNAYDDRTSVSIHVYGANIGAVRRSTYPPGERPKPFISGYSNDTLPNLWDLSKEPHLS, from the coding sequence ATGGCCATTCACAAACTGCGGCACTTCGTCGGAGAGATTGCAGAACTCATCGATGCCGGCGTCGATGAAGCCGGGCTGCTCCATCGGGGCGCGCTTGCGCTGCGCGAACTGATCCGCGTTGACGACTGGCTGCCCGATGCCTACGCGCAGCCGTCCCTCGAACGCTACCAGCAATTTCTGCTCTACGCCGATGCGCGGCAACGCTTCAGCGTCGTCAGCTTCGTGTGGGGCCCGGGCCAGCAGACGCCGATTCACGATCACACCGTGTGGGGACTCATCGGTGTGCTGCGCGGCGCGGAACTTGCGGCACCCTATGCGCGCAACAACGACGGCGCGCTACGCGCGGCGGGTGCCGAAGTGCGTCTCGAAGCGGGCGATGTCGAAGCGGTGTCGCCCGCCATCGGCGACATTCATCGCGTGCGCAATGCGTACGACGACCGCACGTCCGTCAGCATCCACGTTTATGGTGCCAACATCGGCGCGGTGCGCCGCTCCACCTATCCTCCAGGCGAGCGGCCCAAGCCCTTTATTTCAGGCTACTCGAACGACACACTCCCCAACCTGTGGGATCTCAGCAAGGAACCGCATCTTTCATGA